ATCACCTCGGCGTGGGCCTGGCCCGCGGCCTGGGTGTGCCCGACCCCAAGCACCAGGCCCTTCGCATCGGTGATGACGCAGCCCACGCGCGGATTCGGCTCGCTCAGGCCGATGGCGAGCTCGGCGAGCGCCAGGGCGTGGGCCATGGCGCTCTCGTCGCAGTCAAGAATGGTGGGCGGTATGAAGCTTGGCATCGGCGCAGTCTAGCGCCGCGCTCGCGTCACAGATGCTGGTGGTCGACCGTTGCGGTGTTGACGTAACGTCCGTTGGCCGGGTCGGCGGCCTGCCCGGCGGGGCAGCTGTTCGCGTTGCTCACGACGAGAAAATTCTGACGCGTCAAGGGGCCGGCCACCTTGACGTAATCCGCCGGATGCTCCTCGTTCTTGTCGACGCCGCCGATGCCGTCGTAATCGGCGCTGTAACGGCAAATCCGGTAGTTGCCGTCGCCCAAGGGGATTCCCGTCAGATTCAGCCGACCCGACCAGGTATTCAGCACGGCGCTGTTGGGATAGACGATGCAGTAATAGGCCACCACGCTTTGCGCGCCCACGACGCCTGGGGCGTCGTCAAAGCACTCAAAGGCGGGGGTCAGGTACTGGCTGCTATCGACGACCTGCAATTGCATATCGAGCGGCAGCGCCGGGCTGCTGGGATTTTCGGGATCGGCGCTGACACCCGTCGAGAAACGCACAAAGCCGCTCAAATAGTAGCCAGCCGTCACCACACTGCAGCCGATCACGTCATCCTTGGAAATATCTGCAATCGCCTTTTCAACATTGCATTTGTTGGTGATCATGCCGGTCAGGTTGTTGAACACCCAGATCAGGCTGGCGCCATTGACCGGCCGGAACACGCTACCCCCGTTGCCTAGATCCTTCGCGGAAACGGGGATCTGGGCACTTCGTTCCAAGGGGCGGCGTGCTGGAGCACCCTCGCTGGGTTGACTCAGGAAAGCGCCTAGGCTTGGGTCGTTGGCACCCACCAGGGTATCCATCTGCAGCGTGGTGTCGGCACCGGCGCGGTCTTTCCAATCGACGCGACTGCTGATCGAGGTCAGCCAATACTGGGCGTCAAGATTCACCACGGTGCGCGTGAGTGTGAAATTCGTGTTCGTCGTTTCCGCCGAGGTTTGGGTGGCGATGCCGGCAAAGCCCTGGACGCCCGACGCGGCCGCCTCCGGCGTGGCCGCGCCAATCTGGGAGAAGGCACGCAGGTTTTCGATGTCCTGTTGGCTCATGCGAACAGCCTCGCCCCGCTGCTTCGCAATATCTGCACTACGGCGAATATTGCCTTGCAGTCCGGCCAGGGCGACCATGCCGAAGGCCATTACAACCAGCGCCACCATCGCTTCGATCAGCGTGATGCCGCGCTCGTGAACCAGTATGCGAGGCTTGCTCATCGCACCTGCTCCCAACTTCCCGGTACCTGCACATAGGCGCCGCGCTGCCGATTCAGTCGACCAATGACCTGGGTGTCATAGGCGAAGTCAACCAAGCCGCTGGCAGTCAGCGTGGATTCGGTGATCAGCGCACCGATGAGCTGCGAAGGCATGCCGCTGGCGTTGCTCCAGCTGACAGCGCCTTGCGCATAGATCACGCCCCAGACCTGGATTGGCGTGTTGACCGTCACGGCGCCCGTTGAAATCAACAGAATCGGTGCGGTAGCACTACCCAGCACTTGATTGCCGGTCAGGGTCAGATTGCCGTTCACCCAGATCACATCGGCACCTGCGTTCACCAGTTCCAGCAGCTTGGCCGTGCAGTCGTCCGCCGGGCAGGCAAGTTGGCGCACATTGGGCTGGTCCCGATAACGCGTCGCCGCCATGCCGAAGTACTTGCGGAACATGCCCGCTGCCTGCAGGCCGGTATCGCCCGTGATGATGCCGTCGCTGATCGGCGATCCCGGCGTGCTGGTCCAGCGCTCGCGGTCGCCGGTAAGGTCGCCATGAGTCTGGATGAGCAGCCCATTGCTGCCGATGTCGGCATTGTGCAAGCCGGCATTGGCACCTAACGCCACATTTGCACCTGCAATCACCGGGCTCGCCGGCGGCATTTTCAATGCACTGAGCATGGCCAGATCCGCCTGAACCTTGGCGTTCCCTACCGCGTCCGTGACGAGCGTGCGGCCATCGCAATCGCTGGGCAGGCTGGTGCAGGCGCTGATGGTCACCCTGACTTGGTTTGCCTCGGCCGGATTGAAGGGCGTCATCATGACCCTGAAGCCAGGCTGCATGCGACTGGCATCACGTGCGGGCTCCGCGATCGGGGTGCCGGTGGGCGGGCAACTGCATGTCCAGCTGTTGGCGCCGCTCAGTACGCAGGCGGCCTGGGGCTGATCTGCCGGCCGCGAATCCATGTCCAGCTCATAGCCGGCCCGGGCGCTCATAAAGCGCTGTCTGAACGTGCTGCCCAATGGGTCGGCGCGGCAACTGTTGCCGACCTTGCCACCGTTGAGCATGGCCAAGGTCCACTCCAGACCGGCTTCGGCAGTTTCGGCGGCGATGCCTGTTCGGAGATAGTTGCTGGTGATGCGCTGCTCGAAAATCAGGTTGCGGTTGGCAAACGAGGCCATCAACGCCAGCACGAAGAAGAGCACCATCACCGTCACCAAGGTGGCGGCACCTCGCTGCGACCGCAAACGGTGCGGCACACGCGGTTGGGGTAATTTGGTGTTCAGCATGCTGCAGGCGCCGTCTTGACGACTTGATCGTTGCGCACACGGGCGCGGACCGTCAACGTGCGCACCACGTCCTTGTCGTGCGCAGCCTCACCCTCCAGACGAATGGTCACATCGCGCACGCGCATGCAGGGCGTTTGGTCGGGCGGGCAGGGACCGTTGCACAGGTCAGGCAGGGCGAGCCCCTGCGAGTTCACGTTGACCAGAAAGCCGGTCATCTTCAAGGTGTTCGGATCGGTCAGGGGCTGATAACTGCCCCCAATCAGGTACTCCAGGCGCGATGCACGCAGTCTGAACCCATATGTTTCGTCCTGGGTTAGTCTGTTGTCCTCGGGCGTGTCCTTGGAGTCCTTGGTATAGGAATAGTTCACTTCCGTGCCGCCGCCTTTGACCTCAAGGTCTTGGTACGGGTTGACACTCGATGCCGCATTGCTTGGCGTCCACACGGTGTTGCGCGCCTGTCCCCATGCACCGGCCTGGCGTAGTTCGCGCAGCATCAGGTCAGCCGCGGCACGCAAGTCCTGTTGCACCTGCGTTTCAAGAATCAAGCGTTTGTGTTCACCGATTTGGCTGGTGGTCAGCAGCACCGCACCGGCCACCACGATCATGCCCACGGTCAGGCCGACCATCAACTCCACCAAGGTCATGCCACGCTGGTGGCGCCCGAGGGCCGCTGTGGCTGCGCGGGTGTTCAGCATGCGATTACTCCCGGCATCGAGCCATCCGGCGTGCAGGTCGAGATGCGCCCGATCGCGTTCATGCTCACCTGCAACTGACCGACTCGATTGCTTTTGACGAGCGCGCGGAAGTCGACCGGATCGGGTGTCATGCGAGGAGGTGAGAACTGCAGGCGCGGGCCTACTTTGCTCCATTCGTTGAGCGTGGTGATCAGCACACCATCGCGAGCAAGCCTCTGTACGGTCTTCACTTCCACGAAGCTGCCGATACAGGCACTGCCAGGCTGCGCCGTGCAGGTGCAGCGCCCCACCTCCCCATTGCGGGAGTAAATCGTGTAGCAGCTCATGCTGTCGCTGCTGCCAAATGTGACGATGGTCGAAATGTTCCGGATGCTCGCCTCCGAGCGTGCCAAGGCCAAATCCGAGCGCAACTCTGACGCTGCCACGGTGACCCGATGCCGCGCCAGCATGTCCGCCATGTTCGGCCACGCTGCGCCGGCCAAGAGGCCAAGAATGGCCAAGGTCACCATGACTTCAATGATCCCTATGCCGCGAAGATTGACGGATGTCCTGCTCATTTGGGCCAGCACTTGTCGTTGGTTGAGTCGCCCGCCTTGTTGCTCGACGTGTAAGTGATCGTGCCGCGGTTCAGGATGACGCTCATGGTGGCGCAGTCGCCGTCATCGCGCTGACGCCCGCTGGCCTTGGCCGTAGCCACTACCGTGTAGCCGGACGCACTCACGTTTGCGACCGAAATGCTGTAATTGCTGCCCCCAAGGCTGGAGTCGAACTTGAGCTGTTCGGACAGATCGGTGGCATAAATCGGTGCGTTGGCCCGCCAGCGCTCCTGAGCCTGCTGGACGGCGGACAAGGCGCTAAAAGCATCGGCGCGCCGGCCCTTGACCACATAGGCCTGGTAGCTGGGAATCGCGATGGCGGCCAAGATGGTGATGATGATCACCGTCACCATCAGCTCGACCAGCGTGAATCCTGCCAGCCGCGCCTTACCACGGGTCTGCTGCATATTGCGCACGCCAAGTAGCTTGAGTTGTGCGGATGTTGGCACTTGGTGCTCAAGCGATTCAGGTTGCGCTGCCCGCTGGTCGCGCCAGCCCTACCGCTCGTCCTTACCCCCCTTGTTTCAGGGGGGGGGCATCAACCACAGCTGGGCAAGGCTCCGCGCGCTGCGTCGGGGGAGCAGGTTCGCACCCTGCCGGCGATGCTCACAACGTGTCGGATGCTGGGGCTGTGCGCGAGCTGAATGTCAATGCTGCCGGTCGTGCTGACCGTGCCTTGGTGACCTTGAAACGTCATGCGCCGCACGTTGGCCTTGACCTGCGGAGACAGCGGTAGCGGCAACCACTGCGCCTTGATCAAGGTGCCGCTGTCTTGGCAGACGGTCTGGCCGTCAGCATTGCAGCTGCATGCGTCGGTCTTGCCGCTGTGCATCCAGTAGCAACTGCCCGAGGCGTGCTGGACGAAGCTCACATGCACGGTCGTAGCGGTGCGCACCGCTTCGCTGCGCGCTTGCTGCAGGTCCACATAGACGGCCGCCGCCACTGCATGCACGCGCTGCCTGGCGTTGAATTCCTGCACGGCCCGCATCACGGACACCAGCAGCAGAGCGATGACAGCCAGACAAATAAAGACTTCGATCAGCGATCTGCCAGCATCGCCTCGAAGTGCGCTAACACGTGAGCCCTTGTTCATCGCCGCCACCCGCTGAGAGTTTGAAGCTGGAAGCTCAAAAACTAGGCCACGCGGGCACGGACTTCCCTCCCTCGGAAGAGGGGGGCTGCTCAAATCTCGCGAATCAACTGGCGGAACTCGTCCACATCCTCGAAGCTGCGATAGACCGAGGCAAAGCGCACATAGGCCACTTTGTCGATGCGCTTGAGCTCGCGCATCACCAACTCACCCAGCCGGGTG
This portion of the Paucibacter sediminis genome encodes:
- a CDS encoding prepilin-type N-terminal cleavage/methylation domain-containing protein, which gives rise to MSKPRILVHERGITLIEAMVALVVMAFGMVALAGLQGNIRRSADIAKQRGEAVRMSQQDIENLRAFSQIGAATPEAAASGVQGFAGIATQTSAETTNTNFTLTRTVVNLDAQYWLTSISSRVDWKDRAGADTTLQMDTLVGANDPSLGAFLSQPSEGAPARRPLERSAQIPVSAKDLGNGGSVFRPVNGASLIWVFNNLTGMITNKCNVEKAIADISKDDVIGCSVVTAGYYLSGFVRFSTGVSADPENPSSPALPLDMQLQVVDSSQYLTPAFECFDDAPGVVGAQSVVAYYCIVYPNSAVLNTWSGRLNLTGIPLGDGNYRICRYSADYDGIGGVDKNEEHPADYVKVAGPLTRQNFLVVSNANSCPAGQAADPANGRYVNTATVDHQHL
- a CDS encoding pilus assembly PilX family protein: MLNTKLPQPRVPHRLRSQRGAATLVTVMVLFFVLALMASFANRNLIFEQRITSNYLRTGIAAETAEAGLEWTLAMLNGGKVGNSCRADPLGSTFRQRFMSARAGYELDMDSRPADQPQAACVLSGANSWTCSCPPTGTPIAEPARDASRMQPGFRVMMTPFNPAEANQVRVTISACTSLPSDCDGRTLVTDAVGNAKVQADLAMLSALKMPPASPVIAGANVALGANAGLHNADIGSNGLLIQTHGDLTGDRERWTSTPGSPISDGIITGDTGLQAAGMFRKYFGMAATRYRDQPNVRQLACPADDCTAKLLELVNAGADVIWVNGNLTLTGNQVLGSATAPILLISTGAVTVNTPIQVWGVIYAQGAVSWSNASGMPSQLIGALITESTLTASGLVDFAYDTQVIGRLNRQRGAYVQVPGSWEQVR
- a CDS encoding PilW family protein translates to MLNTRAATAALGRHQRGMTLVELMVGLTVGMIVVAGAVLLTTSQIGEHKRLILETQVQQDLRAAADLMLRELRQAGAWGQARNTVWTPSNAASSVNPYQDLEVKGGGTEVNYSYTKDSKDTPEDNRLTQDETYGFRLRASRLEYLIGGSYQPLTDPNTLKMTGFLVNVNSQGLALPDLCNGPCPPDQTPCMRVRDVTIRLEGEAAHDKDVVRTLTVRARVRNDQVVKTAPAAC
- a CDS encoding GspH/FimT family pseudopilin, which codes for MSRTSVNLRGIGIIEVMVTLAILGLLAGAAWPNMADMLARHRVTVAASELRSDLALARSEASIRNISTIVTFGSSDSMSCYTIYSRNGEVGRCTCTAQPGSACIGSFVEVKTVQRLARDGVLITTLNEWSKVGPRLQFSPPRMTPDPVDFRALVKSNRVGQLQVSMNAIGRISTCTPDGSMPGVIAC
- a CDS encoding type IV pilin protein; its protein translation is MQQTRGKARLAGFTLVELMVTVIIITILAAIAIPSYQAYVVKGRRADAFSALSAVQQAQERWRANAPIYATDLSEQLKFDSSLGGSNYSISVANVSASGYTVVATAKASGRQRDDGDCATMSVILNRGTITYTSSNKAGDSTNDKCWPK
- a CDS encoding GspH/FimT family pseudopilin, producing MNKGSRVSALRGDAGRSLIEVFICLAVIALLLVSVMRAVQEFNARQRVHAVAAAVYVDLQQARSEAVRTATTVHVSFVQHASGSCYWMHSGKTDACSCNADGQTVCQDSGTLIKAQWLPLPLSPQVKANVRRMTFQGHQGTVSTTGSIDIQLAHSPSIRHVVSIAGRVRTCSPDAARGALPSCG